From one Branchiostoma floridae strain S238N-H82 chromosome 3, Bfl_VNyyK, whole genome shotgun sequence genomic stretch:
- the LOC118410869 gene encoding filaggrin-like — MSQRVVQNRQGWNRRGSNRPGQNPGRGPNRPGQNSSSVHSRLGVPRAGNGPNPGARRWQNVDRRTGREGGFVQDARDRLEENRRALEYDQPGFQQALIQDSIFVVENQVYGQDTAENQVYGQDTNEALPLLQVETAAQSDVDYRRDNSLQVTVEPGHHDVDYRRVKVKTSEAGSYEREPSPGHHGYDRSYDDPRQEPYQTYPGDYPEVTTRERSTERDFMDPYDSRIARRETPERTNLDTFAIGAERAGVRDRSRSRTRDDRHRFSQDRNRRSREGDQERDNDRRSRNSDRGEDRRSRENYQERDNNRRSRDVDVGLDNDRRSGEVGAGSDWEAQLRERAREFGRQQKEEERRQGRSSQERPDPWRGSSREGRDSHRASQERQQRSRSYDRVQADTYDRVQVDAYVLGDTYGRDAYGKVQEDQYDHDQYRREELVDPSRDYHPEEAAGSYRDDRPYPGPGSPPYNDPAFPAEPSADRRDAPYNRRDRRGDQTLQQASHDDVFRNLPPDQTPHYAVDEYGRPVAPLHHEEYVNPPSGLGIHGDRIHGDRNARSSSRTPSPVVLHGRQEDLYQLGRRKDHSSDSLYSEVSSKHSPDLDTRGEYRPADSRADYRPTDRRGEYRPLDTRGDPYGTDYGDMDRQEQDYLYDVTEMRGGERRGSPEYRPLGEPGGGEQHYPNSRDDRREGIDEQHSWNSQTERRGKQHSWNSREERREGRDARARSDAGRRERHTEEKLGTTERDRDSRNRYGREEDPEQSRSHDQGRRDSQGRKEQRTSSRGGDRNRSRDGRDYEPESDLQRSLADEINKIRQEPDHRDRQRGKDRRGSSRSGREDSQGRQRSSRGDSRDQQRSSRGDSRGQQRSQQSYHKDSEKSTVGSSVSRSNKQQSPSKPTDKDSRSAKRKRSPSPRRKSGRRQEDLSGSRSSRDMPHGKEGYARRQRSTKDDVRGKDNDRKRHEGSRGQSLGRKEDTRQRRTRGSSPHDQPNRSQQQGADEESSQLWPLQPPSTVAQQPGQSASDWALETPELQGGLPPWQPVNTQGSYQDFGRDARSFYQSTQQNVGEGRERGRTIVELQPAVEMGDANTPGTTADQWEQKNAGSKTSESLPHQSQASPTSQKGATQSNLVEIPSFQQAQEMKKQKNKKSLVVPSTPQRFPPNMSFPEKLLVLVESYGGRTRQEVETRIHKYEKEVKDNYLNLGKDENNDDKMVDHLGEHLPPGGLWKLKLLRRIIVECLPKRTVEAKNKILWMCKQLLSPEGIEVTEDIFTALMAKRITKFGSRTPTPATGANLQQFEPKQVENEEKRDMVVEYLQRLGVPATREAVNGMLKNNQMLENIEKTFWIPHQDRRLVERYLQQINVPITPEAVDKIMGNPDIMFDLRKTFEDQESKEEGTISQQGKDDDEQSSSMATSSMATSSTATPSHRPPASVSMTQPGPAINNTKSDTSSAGSYKYLLSTAHHHQESPPAASAGSTAASVMYTQSSSHMSQASTRGLAETDSHQQRAQNNPYIRMMYSEQQRQLDSSQRGYSEAQQRAEVQQRSEAQQRAEAQQRAEVHQRAEVQQSGLYRGYNRGDSLQQSASVESRGRAPGMPAQQQMYATTAAPQQPISDRLQHLSGQPMAGTRAIGPATAGQFQHQTAPVGSGVSGQFQHQAAVAGSGAMGQLQHQHTGAGAAFMGPAPGVPGAAGWLQHQGPATMGQFQYQGPGTAGQLQHQTAAMGPGGMGENLESLRMFIMDVFRQVNLSWVPESTVQEILRNPELVQQIQRFRAVGMPLELLVNYLKQCLQLVNRP; from the coding sequence ATGAGTCAGAGGGTGGTGCAGAACCGTCAGGGGTGGAACAGACGGGGTTCCAACCGACCCGGGCAGAACCCAGGCAGGGGACCCAACCGACCCGGGCAAAACTCAAGcagtgtccacagcaggctggGGGTACCACGAGCAGGGAACGGGCCAAACCCTGGGGCCAGGAGGTGGCAGAACGTGGACCGGAGAACTGGAAGAGAGGGTGGGTTCGTTCAAGACGCGAGGGATCGTCTGGAGGAGAACAGACGGGCCTTGGAGTATGACCAGCCTGGCTTCCAACAAGCCTTAATCCAAGACAGCATCTTTGTTGTAGAGAACCAAGTGTATGGCCAAGACACGGCTGAAAACCAGGTGTATGGCCAAGATACCAATGAGGCACTGCCTTTGCTACAAGTGGAGACTGCGGCACAAAGTGACGTGGACTATCGCCGCGACAATTCCTTACAGGTAACAGTGGAGCCCGGGCACCACGATGTGGACTACCGGCGCGTAAAGGTCAAAACCTCTGAGGCAGGAAGCTACGAGCGGGAACCAAGCCCAGGTCATCATGGCTATGACCGTTCCTATGACGACCCGCGCCAAGAACCCTACCAGACCTACCCTGGTGACTATCCTGAAGTTACTACCCGTGAGAGGTCTACTGAAAGAGATTTCATGGATCCATATGACAGTCGTATTGCACGCAGAGAAACTCCGGAACGAACCAACCTGGATACATTCGCTATTGGGGCCGAAAGGGCAGGGGTCAGAGATAGAAGCCGATCTCGAACCCGTGACGACAGACATCGGTTTTCCCAGGACAGAAATAGGCGCTCCAGGGAAGGTGACCAAGAGCGGGACAATGACAGGCGCTCTAGAAATTCTGATAGGGGAGAGGACAGGCGCTCCAGAGAAAATTATCAAGAACGTGACAACAACAGGCGCTCCAGGGACGTAGATGTAGGATTAGACAATGACAGGCGTTCTGGAGAAGTGGGAGCAGGGTCTGACTGGGAGGCTCAGCTGCGAGAAAGAGCGCGGGAGTTTGGGAGGCAGCAGAAAGAGGAGGAAAGGAGACAAGGGCGAAGCAGCCAGGAGAGGCCTGACCCGTGGAGGGGGTCATCTCGTGAGGGGCGTGACAGTCACAGGGCTAGTCAAGAGAGACAACAGAGGAGCCGCTCGTATGACAGAGTACAGGCAGATACGTATGACAGAGTACAGGTAGACGCGTATGTACTGGGAGACACGTATGGCAGAGATGCATATGGCAAGGTACAAGAAGATCAGTATGATCATGATCAGTACAGGAGGGAAGAGTTGGTAGATCCCAGCAGAGATTACCATCCTGAAGAGGCTGCAGGGAGTTACAGAGATGACCGACCCTACCCTGGGCCTGGGTCACCACCCTACAATGACCCTGCCTTTCCAGCTGAACCTTCCGCAGACAGGCGTGATGCTCCATACAACAGAAGAGACAGAAGGGGGGACCAGACACTTCAACAAGCCAGTCACGACGACGTCTTCAGGAACTTGCCACCGGACCAAACTCCTCACTATGCCGTAGACGAATATGGTCGTCCAGTTGCCCCTCTACATCACGAAGAGTATGTGAATCCCCCTTCGGGTCTGGGTATCCATGGCGACCGTATCCATGGTGACCGCAATGCCAGGAGCAGCAGCCGAACTCCCAGCCCTGTAGTGTTGCATGGGCGACAGGAGGACCTGTATCAACTTGGCAGGAGGAAGGACCACTCCTCCGACAGTCTGTACTCCGAAGTCAGCTCCAAACACAGCCCGGATCTGGACACCAGGGGGGAGTACAGGCCTGCAGACAGTAGGGCAGATTACAGACCTACAGATAGGAGGGGGGAGTACAGACCTTTGGACACCAGGGGGGACCCTTATGGCACGGACTATGGGGACATGGATAGACAGGAACAAGACTATCTGTATGATGTAACAGAGATGCGAGGTGGGGAAAGGAGAGGAAGTCCAGAGTATCGGCCTTTAGGAGAGCCTGGTGGGGGAGAGCAACACTACCCAAACAGCCGAGACGACAGAAGGGAGGGGATCGATGAGCAGCACTCCTGGAACAGCCAAACGGAAAGAAGGGGCAAGCAGCACTCCTGGAACAGCCGAGAGGAGAGGAGGGAAGGTAGAGATGCCAGGGCCCGAAGTGATGCAGGAAGGAGAGAGAGACACACTGAAGAGAAGTTAGGGACaacagaaagagacagagacTCAAGGAACCGGTATGGGAGGGAAGAGGATCCGGAGCAATCACGGAGCCATGATCAAGGCAGGAGGGACTCACAAGGCAGGAAGGAACAACGTACATCCTCCCGGGGTGGAGATAGAAATAGAAGTAGGGATGGAAGAGACTATGAACCAGAGAGTGATTTACAGAGAAGTTTAGCAGATGAGATCAACAAGATTCGGCAGGAGCCCGATCATAGGGACAGACAGCGGGGAAAAGACCGCAGGGGAAGTAGCAGGAGTGGTCGTGAAGACTCCCAGGGCCGTCAGCGCAGTAGCCGCGGAGATTCCCGGGACCAGCAGCGCAGCAGCCGCGGAGATTCCCGGGGACAGCAGCGCAGTCAGCAGAGTTACCACAAGGACTCAGAAAAGTCCACAGTTGGCAGCAGTGTCAGTAGAAGTAACAAGCAGCAGTCACCATCAAAGCCGACAGATAAAGACTCAAGAAGTGCGAAGCGTAAGAGGAGTCCTAGCCCAAGACGTAAGTCCGGTAGGAGACAAGAGGACTTGAGTGGAAGTCGTAGCTCGAGAGACATGCCACATGGTAAAGAAGGATATGCCAGAAGACAACGAAGCACAAAAGACGACGTTCGTGGAAAGGacaatgacagaaaaagacatgaGGGCTCAAGAGGCCAGTCTCTTGGAAGGAAAGAAGACACCAGACAAAGGAGAACTCGTGGTTCCAGTCCACATGACCAACCCAACCGAAGTCAGCAGCAGGGTGCAGATGAGGAAAGCAGTCAGCTGTGGCCTCTGCAGCCCCCCAGTACTGTGGCCCAACAGCCGGGCCAGTCTGCCTCCGATTGGGCCCTGGAAACCCCAGAACTTCAAGGAGGCCTGCCACCATGGCAGCCTGTTAATACGCAGGGAAGTTACCAGGACTTTGGGAGGGATGCAAGGTCTTTTTACCAGAGCACTCAGCAGAATGTAGGAGAGGGGAGAGAAAGGGGGAGAACTATTGTGGAACTACAGCCAGCAGTGGAAATGGGTGATGCCAACACCCCTGGTACAACAGCAGACCAGTGGGAACAGAAAAATGCGGGAAGCAAAACATCAGAATCCCTGCCACACCAGTCTCAGGCAAGCCCTACCTCACAGAAGGGTGCAACTCAATCAAACCTGGTGGAAATACCTTCCTTTCAACAAGCCCAGGAAATgaagaaacagaaaaacaagaagTCCCTGGTGGTACCGTCCACCCCCCAGCGCTTCCCTCCCAACATGAGCTTCCCAGAGAAGCTGCTGGTCCTGGTGGAGAGCTACGGTGGGCGGACCCGACAGGAGGTGGAGACGCGCATCCACAAGTACGAGAAGGAGGTGAAGGACAACTACCTGAATTTAGGGAAGGATGAGAACAACGACGACAAGATGGTGGACCATCTTGGGGAACACCTGCCTCCTGGTGGACTCTGGAAGCTCAAACTCCTCCGCAGGATCATTGTCGAGTGTCTCCCCAAGAGAACTGTAGAAGCCAAGAACAAAATCCTGTGGATGTGCAAGCAGCTGCTGTCGCCAGAAGGAATCGAAGTGACAGAGGACATCTTCACTGCACTGATGGCAAAGAGAATCACAAAGTTTGGCTCTAGGACTCCCACTCCAGCCACTGGAGCAAACTTGCAGCAGTTCGAGCCCAAACAGGTAGAGAATGAGGAGAAGCGAGACATGGTGGTGGAGTATCTGCAGAGGCTGGGCGTGCCGGCGACGCGCGAGGCCGTCAACGGGATGCTGAAAAACAACCAGATGTTGGAGAACATTGAGAAAACCTTCTGGATCCCGCATCAGGACCGCCGATTGGTGGAGCGGTACCTGCAGCAGATCAATGTCCCCATCACTCCCGAGGCCGTCGACAAGATCATGGGAAACCCAGACATCATGTTCGACTTGCGGAAGACGTTTGAGGATCAGGAGTCCAAGGAAGAAGGGACCATTTCCCAGCAAGGtaaggatgatgatgaacagAGCAGCTCCATGGCAACAAGCTCCATGGCAACAAGCTCCACGGCAACACCATCACACAGACCACCTGCAAGCGTGTCAATGACTCAGCCAGGACCTGCCATCAACAACACCAAGTCTGACACCTCAAGTGCAGGCTCCTACAAGTACCTCTTATCCActgctcatcatcatcaggaaAGTCCTCCAGCAGCTTCTGCAGGAAGCACTGCAGCCTCTGTCATGTACACGCAATCCTCGTCTCACATGTCCCAGGCCTCTACTCGGGGCCTGGCTGAGACAGACTCCCACCAACAGCGAGCACAAAACAACCCTTACATAAGGATGATGTACAGTGAGCAGCAGAGACAGCTGGACAGTTCACAGCGGGGTTACAGTGAGGCCCAGCAGAGAGCAGAGGTGCAGCAGAGATCAGAGGCGCAGCAGAGAGCAGAGGCGCAGCAGAGAGCAGAGGTGCACCAGAGAGCAGAGGTGCAGCAGAGCGGGTTGTACAGAGGTTATAACAGAGGCGACAGCCTTCAACAGAGTGCATCAGTAGAGTCACGTGGGAGAGCTCCCGGAATGCCAGCTCAGCAGCAGATGTACGCAACCACTGCAGCACCCCAGCAGCCCATCTCTGATCGGCTACAGCACCTCTCCGGGCAGCCCATGGCAGGGACAAGAGCCATCGGACCAGCTACTGCGGGACAGTTCCAGCACCAAACTGCACCTGTAGGATCAGGTGTTTCAGGACAGTTCCAGCACCAGGCTGCAGTTGCGGGGTCAGGCGCCATGGGACAGTTACAGCACCAACATACAGGGGCAGGAGCAGCATTTATGGGACCAGCTCCTGGggtaccaggtgctgcaggaTGGTTACAGCACCAGGGCCCAGCCACAATGGGGCagtttcagtaccagggaccaGGCACTGCAGGACAGTTACAGCACCAAACTGCAGCTATGGGACCAGGTGGCATGGGAGAGAACCTGGAGAGCCTCCGCATGTTCATCATGGACGTGTTTCGGCAGGTGAACCTTTCCTGGGTACCGGAGTCCACCGTGCAGGAGATCCTGAGGAACCCGGAACTTGTGCAGCAGATCCAGCGATTCCGCGCCGTGGGCATGCCACTCGAACTGCTCGTCAACTACCTGAAGCAGTGTCTACAACTGGTCAACCGTCCATAG